CACCATCGTTATATAATACTTGGTCAGCTAATTCAGATGGTCCTTGACGTCTAAAGAAGAATAAGTTATCAGTATTCTTTCTATAGTAGTCAAAGTTGGCATCTAAATAATTTCCAAAGCTCATTTCTAAACCTCCTTGTAATTGTCTTGTAGTTTCCCATGTTAAATTAGGGTTTCCTGCAGTATCAAATACAAGAGCTAATTCTCCACCAACTAATTGAGCTTCGAATGTGTTGAAACCTGAAGCTTCGTTAACTCCTTGTTGATCACCAGTAACCCCCCAAGAAGCTTTAGCTTTTAAATATGATAAGAATGAATCCTGCATAAAGTCTTCTTCAGTTACAATCCAAGATGCTCCGATAGAACCGAATGTACCCCATTGGTCATTTACAAATCGAGAAGAACCATCTGTTCTTAAAGAAGCAGATAGGAAATATTTGTTAGCGAAATTATAATTTACTTGTCCAAAATAAGACTCGATACTTGATGCATCTACATAACCAGTTGCAGGAATCTGTGAAACTAAATAGTTGTCAAGGTTGTATAAACCAGGAACAACAACATTTGATTTATTAGCAAAATCTCTTTCAAATCTTCTTTCGAATGATTCATGTGCAGCTAACGCTTCTATACTATGGTCTCCAAATGAAGTTTTATAACGTAATAATTGAGTCATCGTTTGAGACCATCTCGTAGTATTCGTTAAACTTAAAGTACCATTATTTTCAGCATCTGTACCGTAAATGTGGTTACCTGCATTTACAAATTCTTGGTAAGAGTATTGACCTCCAAATTTAGTTTCTAAAGTTAATCCTTCAGCTAATTTAAAGTCTGCTCCAAAAGTTCCGTTAAGAGAGTGAGTTTCTCCTCCTACAAAATTTAAGACAGCAGTACCTACAGGATTTAATAAATCTGCATTTGGTCTAGATCTTGTGAATCCGTTAAGCGTTCCAGTTGGAGATCCGAAGTCGTATTGGTATCCTCCATAAATTGGATCTGGAATTTTATCACCTGTTCCAGGGAATCTTGCGAATACTGGATATATAGGTGCCATTTTATCAGCAAACTCGAAAAGGTTCTCTGAACCTGCAGTTTGACCGTTATTAGTGGTTTGAGCGAAAGAATAACCAATATTAGAAGTTATCTTTAACCATTCTTTTACGTTAGATGATAAATTTAATCTTGTAGTATATCTTGTAAAATCAGAGTTTAATGAGTATCCGTTATCATTTAAATAACCCATAGATACGAAGTATTTTGACTTATCTGATCCACCAGACATACGTAAGTTACCTTCTGTTCTGATTCCTTCACCAAAAGCTAAGTCAGCAAATCTTTCTGGAGTAAATAATCTTTGAACTCCTGAACGAACAGATCTAGTAGCTGGATCGATTAAATTTGCAGCGTCAGTAACATTCCACATGTTGTATCCTTGACCGATTCCGTTGTTTCCAAATAATCTTGAATTAGCAAAATCTACAGGATCAGCGGCACCGTTAATACGTCCGTTGTTAAATAAACCTTCCCATACTAAACCAACATATTCTTCTGGATTAGAGATTACGTTATATCTTGGGATGATTTGTACGTTAACCCCTGATTTTACATCAACTTCGATGAAAGATTTTTCAGCTGATGTACCAGTTCTTGTAGTAATTAATACAACACCATTTGCACCTCTAGATCCATAGATCGCAGTTGCAGTTGCATCTTTTAATACAGTTGTAGATTTAATATCAGATGGGTTGATAGAGTTTAAATCGAAAGTACTTCCCATTTGAACACCATCGATTACGTAAAGAGGAGTTCTGTTACCTAATGGAGAACCATATCCACGAATACGGATAGTACCAACAGAACCTGGCTGACCAGATGTGTTGATTACAGTTACCCCAGCAACCTCCCCAGCTAACGCTTGAGTAACGTTAGAGAAGTTTTTTGCTTCTAAGTTTTCTGTAGCTACTGTTGCAGCAGTACCAACATAAGCTTGCTTAGTTGTCGTACCATAACCTACTACGATAACCTCTTCAAGTAAATTGTCAGTTTCAAGAGTAAGACTGATGTTGTTAGATGAACCTACTACTCTCTCAGCAGTTTTCATACCAACAAAGCTAAAAACTAATACATCACCTGTCTTCGCTTTAATAGAGTAGTTACCATCAAAATCAGTTTCAGTACCAGAAGTGGTACCCTTTTTTAATACACTAACCCCAGGTAGCGGACCTGATTCGTCAGAAACAGTACCTGAAATCGTTCTCTCTTGCGCAAAGGAAATTTGCACAACCAACGCTAACAAAAGCGTTAAAATTCCATTAAACTTTGTTTTCATTGTATAATTGTTTGAATTAATCAAACGCTAAAGTCTTAATTTTATCTTAAATAAACAATTTTTTAACAGAAAAAACGATGTAGCTTTGGTTATTAATTATCTCATGAAGTTATCTTTTGATGAATAATTAAGGAAAATGTTCTTTTATTAAATACTTTCTATTTTTACTTGCTTAAGAAGTAACTAATTGATTCATTGTGTTTTTTAAATACATTTTGTCCCTGAGTTAGACCTAGATCAATAGCAGATCTGTAATGGATACCACCATATAGTCTGCTTACTGCCGCTTCTTTCGCAGCTTTTCTAAAAGAAGAAAATTTTCTTACAGGAAGTCCATATGGGAGTTCAGTTGTGTCATCAAATTGAAAATTATCTCCAAAAATATTGGTTAAAGTTTCTGATGCAGCGCCAGAAACAACTGAATGGCCACTTGTATATTCTGGGAATGGTGGTGTTTGTAACACAGGTTCCCAAGTTTCATCTAAATAATTATTGATTAAAGTTTCTGGCCTTACTAGATTGCTTCTATATTTTTCATCCCAACAGCTTATAAAAGCATCGGCAATAGATATAGAAGTTTTAGTGTAAGCGTGAACTGTTTCTTCAAAATTTGAATTCGTTTGTTTACAAGCTATTTTACATATTCCGATCCAGTGAGCTCCAGGAGTTATTTTTTTTGAGGCAAACATAAAATGTCCTCTTGTAACGGATACATAGGGATTACAATCCCAGAAACGAGCAATGGCAATTTCTTCTGAAGTGTCTCCTTTTTCGTTAATATCTTTAGTTACATTGTAAACTTCCATTAACTCTTTATGGAAATCACTATTCTTTTCTAATGAAAAAACCGGGTGAGACTTTGGTTTAAATTGTGAGGCAGAATCTAAAGCAAATGTTCTTATTTTATTCCAATGAGGTTCTATTGCGTCCATATATGATGGAGGAGTAGGTTTCCATTGTGAAGGATCATCGCTAAGGATATTATGTTCGGGCATTGTTCTAGTTTGCGCGTAATTGTCGTTATTCATCCATTGAATAATTTGAGATGAATAATGCATACCTTGTTTTTTGGAATCCTCAAAACTTTGTGAGTTTAATTTATTCCAAACTCCATATAAACTATCTCTGTAAGAAGTTAGTTTATCTTTCGAAAATATTAATTCTTTAGCGACATCCATATAGGCAATTAACGAAGCCAGTCTTTTATTTGACTTATTATTTGAGTCGAAATGGCTTAAGTTTAAATTTGTCAATTGGTTTGATAAGGATTTATATTTAGAGCTACCCGCGTTCAATGCTTCATAGGCGGCAATATTAGGATACACATATATTCTACTAGCAACGGGTGGTGAGAACACATCATGAATCATTATTTGTGTTAAATGATCGACTGTTGCATGATATTGATCCGATGAAATTTCAATTTCTTTTTGCTCTTTGGAACAAGATGCAAAAAAAACACTCAAAAGGATTAATGTAGTATATAGAGTTGGAGTAAATTTAGTTTTCATTGATAACATACGATTTTATGGTATCGTTATTTGGTACAATTAGTATTAATTTTTTGTCTTTTAAGTTTACGATTGCAGAGTTCCTGATTTCTTGCTCAAAAGGTTGAATTCCATATGTGCTAGCACTGCTGTAGTCGTCTTTACTAGATAATAATAGTCCTTTTATACTTTCATATCCTCCATGATAGGTATTCACAGATTTTGTGTTCCCGAATGCAAGGATATTCTCTTTGTTATTAATCTTAACTTTACTGAAAGTATTTAAAGGGGCTAGCTGGAATGTCTTTGGAAGTTCTTTGAAATTATCAAATTTACCATTGTCATTTTCTATATATCCTGATGAAAGATTGTTTACAAAATAAGTATGAGCTTTATTTAATGCTTTTTTGGTTAAAACTTCGTCAATAGTTTTTGTTGCATAGTCTTTGTATTTGACAAACCTTTTTTTGATAACATTCATTTGAGATGCTAATTCATCTTTGGAATAAATAGGATAATATTTTCCATTTATGTTATAAGCTAGAACAGTTTCGTTTTTACCATTACCATCAAAATCTGAATAGTACATATTTAATGGAGCATCAACCGAAGCTTTAAATTTTGTATTTGTCCCCCAGTTACCAAGTAAAATATCTTCATCACCGTCTTTATCAACGTCAAATGTTGTAACGGTTTGCCATAATCCCATTAGGTTAGGGTATTCATTAGATAAAGTTAGTTTTCCATTATTGTTAATATAAATTCTTGGGTAATCCCATTCTGTAGTGACTACTAAATCTTTAGTGCCGTCTTTATTTAAGTCTGTCCAAATAGCATCTGTGACATGAGAGTTAAGCTTGAAATTCTTATCAACTTCAAAGTTTCCTTTACCATTGTTGATTAAAATATAGGAATCTATAGATTGCCCAAAGTCATCAGGGTTAGATCTGTTTCCAACGAATAAATCTATATCTCCATCGTTATCATAGTCATAATGTTTAACACAAGCGGCAATGTTTTTATTAGCGGGAATTGAATTCGATTGGGTGAAGTTACCTTTATCATTTAAATACAATCGATCCAATTCATATTTCCAATTTCTTCGTTGGTTAATACCAGTACCAACATATAGATCAAGATCACCATCGTTATCTGCGTCGAAAAAAGTAGAACATGTATCTTCGAAGAAAGCATCTTTCTCAATATTAGGTATAGATGTTGAAACAAGAGCTTTTCCATTATTAAGGAATAATTGAGCAGGAGTTCCACATCCATTCCCGATAAATACATCTTCATAACCATTCTTGTCAATATCTCCTATAGATAAAGCTGGCCCTGATGTAGATACTTTATAAGGTATCAGCCGTTCAACATAAAAGTCATTGTATTTATCTTCTTTATGATTGTAATCGATAAGATTTGTTTGAGAAAATAAACTTGAATTTTTCATTTCGCTTGGTGACCAAGACGTTGTTGCGTTTTTGTTATATTTTATTGTGTTGAGATTATTAATCTCAGATTGTAATACGATTTGAGATTTGTTATTTGGCCATATGACTTTGATAGAATCTATTTTGTTTATTGTATCTAGACCAAAATGTAAATTATTGTCAACAGATGAAATAAAACCTCTTGAATTAAAAAGTTGTTTGAATTGTTGTTTGCCATTTGAATAGACTACTGCCTTAGTCCCAATTCCATTTTTGTTTCCTTTGGAATAGTTGAAGTTTAACTTAATGAAGTTTTTATTGGTTGTTGTGTTTTCGTAAATGAATGAAAAATCATTCATATTGTTCGTAATTAAATCTAAATCTCCATCTAGATCTAAATCGGCATATGTAGCTCCATTGGATATTGTAGCATAATCTTCAATCCAATCATTATTCTTATTTTCAAATTTTTCAGAATTACCTTTGAAAATTTGATTTGGCATTGTTCCTTTCGGCATTTCAGTTAATGATGCTAAGAGCCATTCGTCTTTTGATTTAGTCTTGTCTCTATATTTATAAGTACTTGCCACATACATTCTAAAATCGAGGTCATTTGGTCGTCTTAGAATTCCATTTGCAACAAATAAATCTTGATGTCCGTCATTATTGTAATCTGCAATAAGTGGACTCCAACTCCAATCTGTATCGGCAACTCCATTGAATAAAGCTTCTTCATTAAAGAAATTTCCTGAGTTATTTATTTGAAGCATGTTACGGGCGTATTGATCCTTGTATCCCAGTTTTTGAAGTTGAATTTGAATATTCAACATAGTGTCATCACCTTCAGATTCTTTGACTGCTCTTTCATCTTTTGGTAACATGTCAAGTGTAATTAAATCTTGAAAACCGTCACCATTAATATCAGCGGCATCACTTCCCATTGAAAATCTACTAATCATGGAAAATTTATTACCTAACGATTCAGTAAAGGTTCCATCTTGGTTGTTTAGATAATAATAATCATCCTCATGGAAATCATTACATACGTAAATATCGTCCCATCCATCATTATTAAAATCTGCTATAGATGCACTTAAACCATATCCGTTAGCGCCACCAAATATTTTTGCTTTTTCACTGTAATCAGTGAATTTGTTATTGTTATTTTGAAGTAAAACATCGCCAGTAAGACCTGTTCTTTTTTCTCTAAGTAGAGCAGGGCCATGTGAGGTTTTGGTATGTACAGCATGATTAACGATATAAATATCTAGGTCGTCATCTTTATCGTAATCGAAGAAATATGCTTGTGTAGAATAACCTTTGTAGTCTAAGTTGTATTCTTTAGATTTTTCTGAGAACGTGTTGTCTCCATTATTTATGTAAAGCTCATTGTGGCCTTTGAAGTCTAGGAGACCTGAAACGGCACACACATAAATATCTAGGTATCCGTCATTATTAATGTCGACAATTGTTGCTCCTGTTTGCCAGTCTGCCTTTCCTTTTACTCCAGCTTTTTCGGTTATGTCTTCGAAATTTAAGTTGCCTTTATTAAGGAATAATTTGTTATCACCTCTATTTGATATAAAAAAGAGATCGGGTAAGTTGTCATTATTGAAATCCCCCACACTTACACCACCGCCGTTATAGTAGTAGATGTAATTTATAATATTGTGATTGACGTCATCTTGAATTTCATTTTTAAATGTTAATCCAGTAACGTCTGAAGTTAATTTTTTGAATAAATGGTTAGATTTCTCTTGTTTGGTTTGGGGGTGTTCCTTCTTGCAGCTACTTAATATAAGGGAAAGTAGTGTGACTACCATTAAAAGCTTAGTTCTCATTAATCAGCAGAAAGATTTTATGTTTGTTAAAAGGAAAAGGGGTTGTTTATAACAACCCCTTCCTTGATTAATTCATTATTTAGTTTTGGGCTCCAGGAGAGTTGAAATCACTCTCGAAAGCTGGAACAGGCCAATATTCTAAATATCCATAGTTAATTGTTGCATTAGTATATACAGGAGTATAAGTTTGAACTGGATCCGTATTTGGAACTTGCTCAGTTAAACCAACAACCCATGCACCAGTTCTAGATCCAGAAGCGATTCCATAACGTCTAGCATCATAGAAAGCAAGACCTCTAAAGATTAATGCTAATCTTCTCTCTTTACGAACTTCTTCCCATGCATCTGCTTGAGATAAACCAGTTCCTACTGTTGCAGGTAAACCTGAATTTTGTAAGTTTCTAACTGCATCTAAATGAGCTAAACCACCTTCAATATCAGAAGTTCTAATTTTTGCTTCAGCTAATAATAACTCATTTTCTTCATGAGTTGCTCCGTAGTATAATTTGATTGCTCCAGCAGTACCTGATACGATTGGAGACGGGTCTTTCCAGAAGTAGTTACATCCATATTGTATTCCTCTTCCTCTAGGGTTAGGGAAAACGAAAGGATCGAAATATGCATCTAAACGATTATCTCCAGCATTTATATCTTGGATTAAACGTGGGCTAGGGAAGTACCAGAAACCAGAAACTACTCCAGGTAACCAACCATTATCTAATACAGTTGCTTCAGATGTCATAGAGAAAGCTTCTGTATTTGCGCTAACACCATTGTTACACCATGTGATAACGTTATTCCAATCGGCAGCAGTCATATCAGCTACCTTAGTACTATATACTAAATTACGAGCTCTTAAACTGTTGATGTTTTTAACTAAACCTGCCATATCAACTGAATTTCCAGCGATATCAATTTGAACATCAGATAAAATGGCGTTAAACGCTGTAGCGTCTGCTACTCCATTTATAGTAGTTGTTAAAACGTCTAAAATTCTCTCTGACTCAGCGATTAATCCAGCACTGTTTACAAAAGAATTGTTTGTTGCACCAGGAACGTCATTGATAACACCTTGTTCGTACATTAATCCTAATCTAGAGTAAGCATATGCTTTCCACCATAAGGCCCAAGCTTTATAAGCATCTTTTTGAGAAGCGCTTAAATCTTCAGTGTTATCAATATTATCTAAAATAACATTTGCGTGATTGTTAACCGCATAGTATTCTGCCCATTCGTATTGAGTTGGGTTGTCAGAACCAGCAGCTCTTGTGTTTCTTACTGCGATCTCACCAGGTTGTGGTCCTCCTGCAGGAGGTGTAATAGTTTGAGACGCTGGAATTGTAATACCAGTAGGAGGAGGAACAAGAACATTGCTGTCGAATTGAAGAGATGCTGTTTGGTTTACCCAACGACCTCCAAAATTACCCCAAGGCATTGTTAAGTTATCTCCCATTGTCTCATGATAACCAGACACAAACCAGAAGTTTACACTTCTTGCTGGGTCTGTTGTGTGAATATACATACCTTTAGCATAACCTTGCATACCCGTTGGAGTAAGAAGTGCTGCTAAAGTAGGTTCGTTTTGGTTTACAGGTTCTATGTCTGTATCTATTAAGTTATCTTGACAAGAAACTAATAAACCTAAAACGAATATTGATAATAATTTAAATTTTTTCATCTTAATATTTGTTTTTTATTTTAGAAAGAAACAGTTACACCTAAGTTGATACTCTTAGTGTTAGGCATAGTAAATTCGTCAAAACCTCTTTGGAATGTGTTACCAAAAGTTCTCGAAGCTTCTGGGTCTAAACCAGTATAATCTGTAATCGTTAATAAATTTCTTCCTGCAATTCTTACATCTAAAGCATCAATAAAGTCAGTCTTTATAAATTTCTTTAATTTGAAGTTAACAGCAATCGATCTTAATCTTAAGAAAGAAGCATCTTCTAAGAAGTGAGATAAAGGAACGTTTGTGTTGTATAACGAAGTGTAATATTGAACGAATGCCCCAGTTTGCGCAGTTCCAGAAGGATCTTCGATAGTAACTGGTACAGATGTGTCAGCATGTAATCCGTTGTTATATAACCATTGTTTAGCATTGTTATAAGCTTCCAAACCTTGGAACCAATCTAATTGCATAGATAAGTTAACGAAGTCGCTAATTTGGAAGTCATTAATGAAAGTCATTACGAAATCAGGTTGAGAACTACCTAAAGTTCTTTTGTCTGGAGTAATAACTACATTACCAGTGTTTTTGTTTACGATATATCCGCTACTTGCTTGTGTAAAGTTTCCTTGATCTGCAGTAGGGATAATTAAGTTACCGTCTAAATCAGTCTCATTTAAGTCAGTTACAACTTTGAATAAAGAGAAAGTACCAACTTCTTGTCCTTCTTCTAATACGAAGTTATCACTTACAACTAACGGCTGTCCACTTGCAATTCTATCTAAAGTTGCTTTCGATTTAGTAAAACGAACTCCAAAGTTCCAACCAAAATCTTCTGAAGTATAAACTTGAGTATCAGCAGAAATTTCAATACCATTACTTGATAAATCATAGTTATTAGACTGGATACCAGAAGCACCAGTAGTAGGAGCTAATTCACCTCTAAAGATTGCTCCAGTAGTTTCTCTTGTAAAGTAGTTAACGAAACCATTAACGTTCGAGAACCAAGCACCTTCACTAGGTGTGAATCCATAGTCTAAACCAACTTCTAATTCTTTAGTTCTTTCTACTTCTAAAGCCTCGTTAGATAAGTTAGCAGGGAAAGATAAACCTACATCACCACCTAAAGTTGTTCCTGGTAAAGTGATTAAGTTACTTGAGAATGGAGGTTGGATACCAGCCTCACCATAAGCAGCTCTTAATTTTAATAAGTTCACTGCATCGTTTTCAAATGTATCAGCGATATTAAAATAAGCATCAGCTCTTGGGAATGTAAAATCTAATCCAGAACCAAATCTGTTAGAAAAATCTTGTCTGAAACCAGCAGAGAATCCGAATAAACTTCCAAAATCAAATTTTTGGTTAACTAAATATCCATATGTTCTGAATGGAGATTCTGTATATCCATTGAATACTTTAGTGCTTGATTGGCTAATGTTGTAAGTTCCAAATGCACCAAATGGGTTGTCTGTACCACTTACACTATTAGATACTAAGTTTCTGTCTCTCCAGTCAAAGTTAACTGTAGTTGTAGATACGATGTTAGTATCCCATCCAAATTGTTCTTTGAAGTCTAAACTTAATGTAGCAGAAGCTAAGAAGTTTTGGAAGTATTCTTGATTTGTAATAAAGTTGATTCTACCAGTTTTGTTATTTGTAATAACTCTTTCTTGTTGGTGATCACTCTTGTTTTCTTGGAAGAAAGTAAAGTTTTGAGTATATGTATCATAACCATACTTTACATCAAAAGTTAAGTAGTCAGTAGGACTATAGTTTAAGTTAAAGTTAGAAATATAACGAGTAATCTCATCTAACCTTGTTTGATATCTTCTAAAGAAGAATGGGTTAGTAGAGTTTGGATCAGTTAAATCTGGTTGTACAACAAAATCTCCGTCACTGTTTCTTACGTTTAATAAATCTACATGAGGTAAGTTTTGGAATACATTGTTAATTAAGTTATTCGCGTTTGCGTTATCAGTGTTAGTACCAGTGTCATTTGAACTGTTAATAACGTCAAAACGTCCAGAAACTTTTAAGTTATCAGCTAAATCAACTCCTAAGTTAAAACGAGCATCATACTTAACATATTGACCAGGAACAAGAACAGATTCTTGCTCGGTTCTGTTTGCAGCTAATAAGTAGCTAGTTTTTTCTGAACCTCCTACTAAGTTAACTCCTAAAGTTTGGTTAACAGCAGTGTTAAATAAAACATCTGTAGCATCAAAAGTTTGCTCTGCATAAGGAGTGTTGTTGATTCCCGCATCTCCTAATTGAGAAGTTCCAACAGCAACAGCGTTAATAGCAACTGCACCATATTGAGCTTCGTTGTTTAAATCTGTAACTCTCAATCCGTTAGTGTCTGTTAAGAACCCTTGAGCATCAGTTTGGTATCTGTGTAATGAAGATCTTTTTAATCCGTCTCCAGCGATAGCGTCAACAATACCAACATCAGTTCTAACAGTAACTTTCATTTTACCTGCTTTACCTCTTTTTGTGATAATGTTGATTACCCCGTTCGCTCCTTGTGCACCGTAAATAGTACCTGCAGCAGCACCAGAGATAGTTTCTACTCTTTCAACTGTTGTAAAGTCAATATCAGCTAAACGTGAACTTTGGTTAGATGCACCACCAATACTTGTGCTTGAATCTAGAATTTGAACCCCATCAATTAAAATCATTGGTTGAGAACTATTAAGAGAGTTAATCGCTCTTAATATGATGTTTTGTTGCTGACCTGGCTGTCCAGTAGTAGATTGGATAATTGTACCCGCAATTTTTCCTTGTAAAGCTTGGTCAATAGATTGAGTTCCTGGGGATTCTAATTTTTTAAGAGATATCGAATTTACCGAAACCCCTAATTTCTTTCTTGAAGTTCCTGTTGCCACC
This genomic window from Tenacibaculum sp. 190524A05c contains:
- a CDS encoding SusC/RagA family TonB-linked outer membrane protein; translation: MITKFNGILALFFAFIVQISFAQEKTISGVVSDESGPLPGVSVQKKGSASGTETDFDGKYSIKANSGDVLVFRFVGMKTVEKTVGASNTIDVVMGEDSNVLEEVVVTGVATGTSRKKLGVSVNSISLKKLESPGTQSIDQALQGKIAGTIIQSTTGQPGQQQNIILRAINSLNSSQPMILIDGVQILDSSTSIGGASNQSSRLADIDFTTVERVETISGAAAGTIYGAQGANGVINIITKRGKAGKMKVTVRTDVGIVDAIAGDGLKRSSLHRYQTDAQGFLTDTNGLRVTDLNNEAQYGAVAINAVAVGTSQLGDAGINNTPYAEQTFDATDVLFNTAVNQTLGVNLVGGSEKTSYLLAANRTEQESVLVPGQYVKYDARFNLGVDLADNLKVSGRFDVINSSNDTGTNTDNANANNLINNVFQNLPHVDLLNVRNSDGDFVVQPDLTDPNSTNPFFFRRYQTRLDEITRYISNFNLNYSPTDYLTFDVKYGYDTYTQNFTFFQENKSDHQQERVITNNKTGRINFITNQEYFQNFLASATLSLDFKEQFGWDTNIVSTTTVNFDWRDRNLVSNSVSGTDNPFGAFGTYNISQSSTKVFNGYTESPFRTYGYLVNQKFDFGSLFGFSAGFRQDFSNRFGSGLDFTFPRADAYFNIADTFENDAVNLLKLRAAYGEAGIQPPFSSNLITLPGTTLGGDVGLSFPANLSNEALEVERTKELEVGLDYGFTPSEGAWFSNVNGFVNYFTRETTGAIFRGELAPTTGASGIQSNNYDLSSNGIEISADTQVYTSEDFGWNFGVRFTKSKATLDRIASGQPLVVSDNFVLEEGQEVGTFSLFKVVTDLNETDLDGNLIIPTADQGNFTQASSGYIVNKNTGNVVITPDKRTLGSSQPDFVMTFINDFQISDFVNLSMQLDWFQGLEAYNNAKQWLYNNGLHADTSVPVTIEDPSGTAQTGAFVQYYTSLYNTNVPLSHFLEDASFLRLRSIAVNFKLKKFIKTDFIDALDVRIAGRNLLTITDYTGLDPEASRTFGNTFQRGFDEFTMPNTKSINLGVTVSF